The genomic segment ttgaattttttttcaattgaaaaaattcgtaaatttttcttttttttgacagAAGTccagttttaattaaaattcaaatatttttttaaatccaaagaacaaattttatttaaattaacttctttatgggcaaaatgatgatgaaattttccctaaagatagGATTTTGATAAAGAGCAGACATTGCTGTATTGACTTAGAATGTTTATGTGATCGAGAACTTATATGCTTTATTGGGTCATATTTCAATATTCAATCACTCTTACGCCTTCAGCTCTTTTACTTACCTGCATTATTAAATCCTCTTCCGTTGGTGTGGTCGCATCATTGGATGGTGTTGATCTTCTACTACTATTACTATTAACTAAATTATCACAGTTTGAATTGGTGTTGTTGGCCACTTGAACAGCATTGGGCTGCACACTGACACCATTGGTGGTCACGCTTCCCACCACTTCTGCACTCTGGCGTCGTGAACGACGTTTCTCAGCAACGACCGGTTCACGGAACGAGAGTTTCTTGCGCGGTTTATCTGTCTTGGGGCGTTCGCTAAGAATGCCACCATTAGTGCTGCCACCACTAGCCATGCTGCTGGTGCTTGAATTGGCACCCGTGTCATGTGAGGACATGGCATGGTCATAGATCAAACCTTCCGTCAAGGATTTGCGCCTTTGATAATGGGGCGACGAATAACCACCACCTATGAGGCCATGAGATTTTAGATGCTGATAACGTCCCGCCGAAGGAGATCTCTTGCGCAAGTCATCAGGACTAGTGGGGCAGGGTTTGTAGCCGCTAAACTCCTCCGGATTGGTGTGCTGTCTTTGTAGTATACTTTTGCGATTAACGGTCATTTTATCTTGAGCTATCACACGATTATTGTTGAGCACTGTAGACTTGAGGTCGCCATGTGCCGAGGCATTATCGGAGGAGGAGACCTTCTTAAATTTGAGACGGGCCTTAAGTATATGCTCCGAGTGCTGTTTGCGCTCTttatcacagtttttgagaGATTTATTAACGGGTTGACCCTTTTTAATGAGATATACAGTGTTCTCATCATTGAAGAGTATGTGTTTGGGAGAGGCATGACCACCATGAGCTCTGCGGGGATCTTCGCCATTGTTAATGGGCGTTCTGGGATACAGTGAGGCCAACTCCTGTTGCTGCTGATAGAAATATTCATCTTCGGTGTCATTGTATTCCGCTGAATTGAATTTCTTAAGATGTCCTCGCCCCTCTTCCTCCTCCTCTTCCTCTTCGCGCAGATTTCGATGATAAGCCTCCTTGGCCCTCataatattttctatgaaagtaTCATCCAGAAAGCGGTGTTGAATTTTTTCTCCCTTGTTTTCATATTTGCCATCGCCCGTTGCGCTCAGCTCTTGTTCAACACAATTAATCAATTCATTGATGTCCAAACTCTTATTGCGCGAGGTTACCTGGCGAGCCCTGCGCACATTGGACTTCTTAAGAGAACGTTCCTCCTTGTTGAGTCTATCGCCCAGTATGTCACGTATTAGACCACTGCCATTGCGAAAGATATTTCGCTGATACATAACCGAGTCCTTTTTCTCCTCCGGCGAGGTACCCAATGGGGGAGCGGAGCCTGTGGGCGAAAGATCATTTTTGGTTTTCGCCTCAGCTGATTTGCCAGACTTGTCATTGGATTTTTTGCTACGCGACCAAGGCAGAAAGTCGAAGGCCTTAGTCATAGGACTTTTGGGGGCATTTGCCTCGCTTGTGGATCGTGATTTCCAAAGGCCCTTTTTGGGTATATCCTTGGAGGGGCTTAAGGGTAAGGGTTTCACCAGCACATCGTGCTTCATCATGACCGTTTTCAGCTGCCAAAATGGATGAGAAAAACGTTAGTGTGTGTAGCCTGAATGCTCTCCCAGCTTTTTTGTTGAATGCTTCTGCCCCAGTcgttgaacttttgcacaattTTAGGCCATGTGAAGTTTAAGGTCAACAATTTATTGTCAATTGCCAATTTTTAGCACTTGCTCCTCTAAATCATTTATCAAATGTTTAGAGATGTATTTGCCTTCCTTCCGACACTACCACCTGGGGTAGCTGCGTTTCCTCAACGTTCTAATGAACCGAAAGCAAGGTCATTGCTTAGGCAGCAGGCGAGAATTTATTGTAGTTTGTGGTCCAGTTTCAATTCcactatttttaaatattcgGTAATTGCTTTAATCATTCATTagcttttgttgttttgcttttcttacatccttgtTTCAGGTTATTCACACCTTATTGCAGCCAGTTCACTGGGTTCAGATTTGCTCGCGAAATTCACAAACAAATATGGAACAGCACAAACGACGTTGTCAGCTCAATGCGAATCAATATTCGCAAATATTTTCCGCCAGCGATGAGCTTATTTTCTTTCAGCGATTTGTGCTTGCATGCGTGTCatttgtctgtccttctgttgaTTTTTGTTCTGCTTGTTTCCATGAACATTCGCTAAGGCGACGTACAGCAGATTCATGTTGGTTGCACACATAAAAACTACGCTGAAATGTTGTTTCTGCTCAGCATCTCCACAACGTAGATGGGTGGATGGATGGTTGCGGCAACAGTCATAAAAGGGAGACgtcttttcttcttctgttttttctatttatataatcactttaatttgtttttagaatTTGTTATATATGTTTTCTTGTTAATTATTTTTGAGCTATTTGATCTTTgtctatgtttttgtttttatttcattttaatgtctattttctaagaaaaagttgtaaaaaatttgttatatatatttttttttattttccaagatttcttcttttttcaatCGTCTGATACAGATAAAAAACTGCATCTACATGTGATAAGATgacatagattcttttttgggTTTGTAGGACACTGCACTGCAGGAGTGCTATCTGTCAAAATTATCTTAAATTTGGTCTGAATGGAATGGAGGTTCGGACGATCACAGCATGGTGTTAACGTGCGGTGgccgattgtgaacatctttacgaacagtaaattCAATATCGGGGCCATAGCAAataggacggtaagatcacgaaaagtcttggagtgtaagaaggagataaatgtcttgtctgaggatggcacaatccgcatcgtttaagTGCCTGGTGCCTTCAGTAAACTTGGTGAATGCGAAGGCTTCCAGGGCGACACAGTCCATGTCAAGAACGAACGCATATACATCACTATGGTATAGTCAAACAGTAAGTTGGATAACTGACTATGTCGGTGATGAGAGCTATGTCGATATTTTAAACCGAATTTTGCCTTGTCTATGGACTAAAAAAGTGATGTGGAAATTTTCGTGATGATTGCTTAAATCATCAAATCAAAGGATGAGaataatttctttagaaaacaagtaagaaggcgttgactgcccaccacctcggatatatatgggaaccacctttcgtcatagcccggcgaaaaatgcataatttatgccccaatagcagctatatcgaaatatggtccgatttgtaccaaattcggcatggacattgagtggtctagtaattacaagttattgttcaattatgtagaacaaagtattggtctatttggtagccatatccaaataaagaccgatctgaaccatatacgacacggatgtggaaaagcctaacataagtcactgtgtcaaatttcggcgaaatcgaattataaatgtcccaaatttcggcgaaatcggacaataaatgcgccttttatggggccaagactttaaatcgaaagatcggtatatacggcgACTATAtcccaattctgaaccgatctcggcccaattgaagaaggatttcgaggggcttaacacaactcactgttccaaatttcggagaattcggacaataaatgcaaattttatgggccccaaaccttaaatcgagagatcggtctatatggcagctacatccaaatctgaaccgatatgtgccatattgcagaagtatgtcaaggggcctaacacaactcactgtcccaaattttggcgacatcgaacaataaatgcgccttttatggacccagaaccttaaatcgagagatcggtctatatggcagctatatccaaatctgagctgatctgggcaaaatttcagtaggatggcgaaaagcccaatacaattcactgacccaaatttcggagaaatcagacattaaatgagccttttatgggcccaagaccttaaattgagagatcggtctatatggcagctatatccaaatctgagatgatccaggcaaaatttcagtaggatggcgaaaagcccaatacaactcactgagccaaatttcggacGAATCGGATattgaatgcgccttttatgggcccaaagccactgtagcgcaaaggttaggatgtccgcctatgacgctgaacgcctgggttcgaatcctggcgagaccatcagaaaaaattttcagcggtggtttttccctcctcatgctggcaacatttatgacgtactatgccatataaaactactctccaaagaggtgtcgcactgcgcccccccccccccccccccctctccGGCTACGTCCCTGCTCTCCACCATacgatgcgggtatactaatctagtcattccatatgtaacacctcgaaatatttgtcgaagaccccataacgtatataaaTTCAGGATCGTCGTGGACAttttgattcgaactagccatgtccgcccgtccgtctgtcgaaatcaccatggcggtcgaacgcgtaccgAAAAATCCGATcgcccgagttgacttcttgagcccctggttggctcaattttcgtccgatttccaaaatctgtgccgagtacggtccgagtcgatctataacctgatgtagttcccatataaacccatctcccgatatgacttcttgagcccctacaagccgcaattattgtccgatttggctgaaattgtgcatgtagtgttctgctaagaTTTCCAACTGCTGTGCcgactacggtccaaatcggtctataacctgatgtagctcccatataaaccgatctcccgatttgacatcttgagcccttacaaaccgcaatttttgtccgatttggctgaaattttgcatttagtgttcagttaaggcttccaacaactgtgccaagtacggtccaaatcagtctatgacctgatagagctcccatgtaaagcggtttttcgatcatctttgttcgtttcctggaagctttaagttttgctggtttgacagaagtttggtatgtagaatgccctacaactaaatttagtttgtataaattttaagcgaaatccatggtggtgggttcccaagattcgtcccggccggagttagcacattttttttgtgaatcATTTCCTGCTACGTTGTTTGGAGTCGTAGTCGAAAAATCATCTTTACTCCGACTTCgggcaaaattgctcgactttGCAGCTCTTACTTGGACTTTGCAACTCTGTTGGACGTTTCAATGTTCCACTAATCTCGTGATGGTACTGAACCATCACGCTCGACTCCCTctggagaaaaaaaaagtaaaagcgtgcatgGATCGCGTTCGTCAAGGTCTTTTCATTgtatctctttatgggcaagcaaaggataatgaataaaaattgccatgctttTGAAGCCatttcaagttatagaccgtttcggacaattcttggtttggatgttggaggccatattagaagtcattgtctatttcagacaaatcggataagaattacgtcttttagggactcaagaaaaaaatagcgagatcagtttatatgggagtcatgtaagccaccgtggcgcagaggtatgcatgtccgcctatgatgccgaacgcATCTATTCAAACCTAAAAACTTTAAACGTCTCCAGCAAGTGTTGCCGTCGCTATGTGGCAAACCGTtgggactcggcaataaaaaggacaccgcttatcattgagcttcaagtTTATTCGAGCTACACCCattgacatgagagaagtataccctgttccctaattgaatgttcatgggaaatttagtttgtagcCATATCAGATTCGGGCTATAGTTGGCACTTATGTGGAAGGTAATAAAAAGGTCAAGAcgataaaaaatagaaaaactcgttgtacaaaatttcagccaaatcgggtgaaagttgcgccttctagaggctcaagaaatcaagatccaagatcagttcagAGGGCAGTTATATGAAACCATgtagcgatatggcccattaacaatcccacttgacctacactaataagaagtacttgagcaaaatttcaagcgcctagctttattccttcaaaagttcgACAGACGCACGGGCATAACTTAATCGTCTTAGTATGTCAAGACCATGAAGAGTATATACACCTAGTTGGGGgtctcagctcaatatttcgatgcgttgcaaactgaatgacgaaattagtatacccccatcataatgtggaaggtataaaaatctgtGACACAGCCACTTGCCACATTTCTTTAGGTTCTGTGTTTTGGCCATCATAACTCCTAAATGAAATGTTTCTTTATTCCATTACCATATATACTAAAAAAAACATTccttattcaaaaatttttaaactttcacCAAACAATGACTTCAAAAATTTACACAGTACACACTCTTATGCGTATAAAACACTTCTGTGTCAAAGGAAatgctttacaattttttcttgagAAGAATATTGCACTTGAAAGATTCGGTTTTTTTCAACAATATGCCATGGACAATTTTCTGGAATTTGTTATTGATGACTTTAACATACATGAGCATATTTGTCAACACATATTTGTGCagaaaattgtgtaaaattacATTACCACAAAGAATGTTGAAAGTGACTGGAAGACATTCATGAATTCACGGAACGAAATTCATGCATTGTGTTGATTTTATGCTGGTAGAGAGGTAGAATACTTTCCCAGTTCACCCTAAGGGGCAAGCAAACAGCCAGGTAACAATGGCATCAAATTGAAAAGTAGCCTTGTACGAGGGCTGCTACATAAGTTTCTGGTATAGGCAAAACCAAGTGTAACCAGGTACATATTGACATTTCTTTTGGAAAGtttaatattttctagcataaaCGTACTTAGAACGTTTTGTAACTTAAAAAAAGAACTACTTTGACgaaaaataccattaatttgtgCATTGATCAACCTACACTATTGTTgatggctatatttcaaagtagaggagacagtacacctcattGAGGTGTtattctgctgacccatctttttaggtcCACAAATCCCAAGCcttccgtaatgcatcttttggtaagtaagttattaaaaaactttcttgcggtagagttgatgcctagaaactccaactgaggtcggttttacattattgaaagcgccTTCATTGTCAAAAAATGCTACTATTGTATATTCCCTGTCTGCGAGAGAACCATCTATTTAGAcgacctcagatgtatcctccacggagctgtagaattctacccaggatttgttctgcgcctttctcagctcgttgttatattttcttagctcagccttatagatgtcccaatcgtgttcGTGCTCTtttggctttcgctctgtttgAGAGTTTTCCGACAAACTCTTCTGGCGGCACTTTGTCCGTTGGAtaatttcccggaaaatgtgtatcaacgagtagttcttaCGATTTGTTCTGAGTTTCTCTcaactcgcccttatattttcttagctcagccttaagATGCTGAATCGTGTGGTGattttgtggcttttgctctgttgaagagttttctgcagtccttcattagaccaaccagttcttggggtccaccatggcggtcgctgtttgcccattGGATTgtcacaagcgagtcattcagggcattagcgatccgcttgaccattatgtcaaTGTCCCCCGCAGTTTCAACTTCGTTTTCTgttctagaagggatagacatgCAGAATTTGCTCCgcaatttatcccaatccgcctttcttctatttagccgagggaccacttctgcagtattttctccaaggctgaaactaatataccgacaatcagagaagctgtggtcatccaacactacCCAGTCTCATATCCTTCCGCTTAGATCTTCCGATGCAAAGGTAATacctagtacctcctgcctgttcctggtaatgaagatcggtttataccctttattacaaatctccAGAttgcagctcacccctttcgttgacatccgaaattccccatatctggtgatgtacaTAAGCATCACTTAACACAATGAGTCCCTTCTTCCCtccagaagcggcttcaaccagcgacttaaggtttgaaggcggcatcgtCGAATCgtctgccatatatagggaagccagccagtaatgagactgatttatttcaaggctggctactactgaatctttagTGCATAGCtacgaaagaagaaaaacatttagactgctctttgcaagaatacaggcgcGGTGTCTCCCATTACACGTACCCATCAGTACTTTAAATCCCGAAATTCGTAGTCCATAAACCATTACTCCACACAggcatggttcctggataagaatcgCGTCAAATCACCCTGCCATCAAGCGGTCTTACAatagtggagatttatctgcagaaactggACCGTAGTCAgtattcagaacttccaccactgttgcgttagcctcgtcttctgactccgccaggagttcatcctcacaagattcgtaaGATCTGAGCTTCCGTACTCATCTAGGgacaggtgagaaagcagtgaaACCACTCTTCcacaggacactggacacttgtggTGTGGATGATTACTTCTTAGATGCTgtactagctgctgctgtcgaagaacTTTTTGAGTTTCGTCCTTTCTCGCTGGCATACATCTTGAGCCCAgaccaaccggatgacccatccGCATAGGGGTTGTCGGGTCCGGTTTCGATGCCATTCtatcctgtctcgattgtggcaaggGAGATTTTCAgtttcctgcaatccgccagactttaacaatgtggtcgatagttcctccgGCAAGTactcagcaacaactgctgagtcgtctcctgattcctcaATCCCACCGCTTTcacaatcccaaggcagccggttgtacgtaccggatggacccgatgaattccttcatcggcatgggctgccgcctcagtgtaatacatactgctacaacaacaacaacaaccatcagtttcaacttgttgaatccgtcggatataactccttcagacttgttgaggtctgcgggacagccggagtttagtatgaATACCGCATGTcttcggtcaccatcagcctcatccaatctaccaattttCCACTTGGTGGTTggaagattgggattacattcccttagtctcccaagcatcgattcaggatctgagggaatccttggtatccaagcatggtCAACATTAATTTTCGGAAAGATTTCCTGGGATGTTCAGCATAATGCAATCCCCTCCTATTAGTTAGTATACCTGTTTCTCCAGCTAATGCTTTTGTTCGACTGGAATCAAAGATAAAACGTTCCTACCCACTTTTAAACTCAATCTGTTCTCTTCGAGCGTCTGGTTGGTTAAGTGGACATTTATGGATAATGGCATACTAAGGACACCTCAAACATGAAATGGCTCACAAAGATGTGGGCACAGGATGAAGGACCCTTGTAagcaagaaaaacaaataaaactaagAGCATATGAATTTCGGccaaaataaataacaacagAAAAAGAACAAATTCTTAACAATGTTTGTCCTTTTTAAGATTATTTGTTAAGAAAGATGTTCCATAAGCTTCAACAAGATATTGACTTTGATATCTTAAACGCTGGCATAAgtaaaagcaaacatttttataaatagATACTGGAGCCagagcaacaaaaaaaattatgtcccTAAAGGCAATATGCAGTCTAAATGGAAACATCCAAGCAGATTCATGATTTACCAAAATCAAACCCACATTTCTCTGCATACAAATGCTCAATTTGTCCTACTGTGGGGCAGCAAAATATGGCAAACTCTTAAATatggtaaaataaaatgtcTCCACCAATGACAAATTTGTGGTCCGTTTAAAAATGACACacatttttgggtaaaaaaaaaactttgttattTGGGTTAAAAGCTTTTACCGCATGTCAGCAGGAATATGTAAAGAATCTGCCATTGACAATGCATGGAATGAAGAAATGTTAACATAATTGCTTACGCTTTTTCACCATCTCTAGACCAAATCTGACCTTGAGGAATGTCGTGTATGACATCAAGAAAATACATGACCCCTTTTTCATTTAGGCTAAAATAATAAACCAATCGACATCAATCGACAACAGTTCAAAACATATCAAAGGAAAAACAGAGAAGTTTCAAATAGATCCATGattcaaaatgtttttaaaaagtaTTGCCAAAAGTGTAAAAGGAAGATTTAAATTATGAGAGACAAGAGCACCTAGCTTTAGTAGTTCGAAAGTAAATTTCaaacacctagctttactccttacaAAGACAGGCAGACAATATTTGGAATAGAGAGCAACCCTGCATTCAGAAGGGAGGGAAGAAAAGCAGAGAAAATAAAAGTCCATTCcgtagaaagaaaaaggaaatggaaagtagTGAGTGTAAGCCAATTGCGATGTGCAGAAATCAAACGGAAGTCCGGAAATTTCAACAAAGATTCCAACATCTAACCTATAACATGGATGCAGGCACAACCTACTGCAGAGACGAAGAAGGAAATCTGCTACTACTGATGCAAAAAGTGCGCCTGGGATATGGAATGAACATTTTTCCCAGCTGATAGGGTCTGACGatggcggcaaagaggataaTGCAGAATCAATTCCCTGGGGATAACATTGCATgtctacctcctagtcagaatgaggtctatGTAGCAGCAAGTagactgaaaaacaataagacagcaggaaccgatgggttgcccgctgaactatttgaaaccgaaggcgacacgctgataaggcatgcACGCAAGTagactgaaaaacaataagacagcaggaaccgatgggttgcccgctgaactatttatcagctcgtctgcgctattttaaagcaatctgaatctgcatataaataaacaagtaaaagtgtgccaagTGCGGCAGGGCCGTATCTTGGGTGTGGTGGGTACCCATGGATTCCGTTAAAAATGCACTCTCATTAACAGAGTTTGTATgtgaattattatacccaccaccgtaggataggggaaatattcatttagtcattccatttgcaacacatcgaaatatcaatttccgaccctacaaagtatatatatttcggatcgtcgtaaaattctaagacgacttaacaatgtccgtgtatctgtccgtctatccatccgtctgttttagtcactctaaagccttcaaaaattgagatattgaactgaaatttgggacatatatgcctttttgatgcacgctggttaagttcttggttAAGACCAAAATCGGACCAGACTCGGAtagagctgctatatagaccgaacggccgataaagggtcaatGTCCATAAACGCTTaactttttattcgatttcgctgcaatttgaaatAGCTAGTAGTTAAAGgtttcccgatatctgacctaaatatggttcagatctgcccatatttagatatagctctcatatatatcgatctgccgataaagggtctgaaacccataaaagctttatttattatacgatttcgctgaacatTGGGTTAATTTAAGAccaccgacatctgacctaaatatggttcagatcggactaacgGTTAATATGGTTGGAgtccgactatatttagatatagctgccaaccgatctcctgataaagagtaggaagcccataaaagctttatttttaatccgacttcgctaaaattttaaacagtaagtagttttaggcctcccgccaTCTCCCCGccagatccaaatatggtaaagttcGGActgtatgtagatatagctgtcatatagacctttATGCCGATTAAGGccttgaagctcataaaagctttatttattacccgattttgttgaattaGAAAttcgacagtgagttatatttattagacaactgaatgtccgtgccgaattcgggTGCATAAATTTTCTAACTATCACCCGAGGTGGCGGgaatctaaagttcggcccggccgaacttaatgcctttttacttgttttgatctcgataagtcatatcgggatatcgataCTTAGGGATGCCTatgtcaccatattgaccgattcggataaaacttggcattgATTTTGTAAGTCGTAAGGTAggtatttgggccaaatttcaacaaaattaggtgaaaatttaggcttttagggctgaagaagtcaaatccggggatcggtttatgtgggggctacatctgcttatataccgattcggatcatacatggcatcgatgttggaagtcataacacaggtctttgttctaaatttcagccaaatcggttgaaaattgaggcttctaagggctgaagcaTTCAAAACCgaggatcg from the Stomoxys calcitrans chromosome 1, idStoCalc2.1, whole genome shotgun sequence genome contains:
- the LOC106092952 gene encoding uncharacterized protein LOC106092952 isoform X2, which gives rise to MMKHDVLVKPLPLSPSKDIPKKGLWKSRSTSEANAPKSPMTKAFDFLPWSRSKKSNDKSGKSAEAKTKNDLSPTGSAPPLGTSPEEKKDSVMYQRNIFRNGSGLIRDILGDRLNKEERSLKKSNVRRARQVTSRNKSLDINELINCVEQELSATGDGKYENKGEKIQHRFLDDTFIENIMRAKEAYHRNLREEEEEEEEGRGHLKKFNSAEYNDTEDEYFYQQQQELASLYPRTPINNGEDPRRAHGGHASPKHILFNDENTVYLIKKGQPVNKSLKNCDKERKQHSEHILKARLKFKKVSSSDNASAHGDLKSTVLNNNRVIAQDKMTVNRKSILQRQHTNPEEFSGYKPCPTSPDDLRKRSPSAGRYQHLKSHGLIGGGYSSPHYQRRKSLTEGLIYDHAMSSHDTGANSSTSSMASGGSTNGGILSERPKTDKPRKKLSFREPVVAEKRRSRRQSAEVVGSVTTNGVSVQPNAVQVANNTNSNCDNLVNSNSSRRSTPSNDATTPTEEDLIMQSQAMRIVRTVGQAFEVCHKFNIHKNSLDHTEDRSDISSSELLDVETRSDQHLSDEDGHNKKAVTPDLNAPQRPNHLELIPQTNLSKSTSLLTDEDKSPTTPSSPSREINKLKDQLEQQAIQTRQALAQLMLVREQLISETNARIEAQARTQQLLQQNRELLEHLASLGAYTEQQAPGLTTANIGMAPQLSSTAKVARWFQQLPWNNTASLSRPESGFVSGDSRSEKYADEQQYFSEDLCDEFLLVEGSSTIWTKLSAKKRRKLLGMRLGKVTTF